The window AGCAGCCATTCGCTGCTAATCAAATGCATTTGATTAGTTGATCATCAGGAAGTGTGACCACCTCTATAAAAGCAGCACTTTTAGCAGTTTGGTAGTTTGGAGCATTCAGGTGTGTGTTAACACTATGCCAAGGAACAAATAAATCAACAATGAACTCAAAGAAGCAATTGTTGCTGGTCATCAATCTAGGAAGGGTTTTAAGGCAATTTCCAAACAATTTGAAATTCATCATTCTACAGTGAGAAGGATTATTTACAAATGGAGAACATTCAAGACAGTTGCcaatcttcccaggagtgggTGTCCCAGCAAACTCACCCCAAGGTCAGACTGTATAATGCTCAGAGAAATCACAAGGAACCCAAGAGTTACATCTAGGGATCTACAGCCCTTGGTtaacatgttaaatgttaaagttcATGACAGTACGATCAGAAAAAGACTGAACAAGTATGGCTTTCGTGGAAGTTTAGCCAGGAGAAAGCTCCTTCTCTCCAAAAAGAACATTGCACCATGGCTTAGATTTGCAAAGTTGCATCTGAACAAACCACAAGATTTCTGGAACAATGTACTTTGGACAGACGAGACCAAAGTGAGGATGTTTGGTCATTATGCACAGCGCCATGTTTggcgaaaaccaaacacagcgtCTCACCACCAGCACCTCATACGAACCGTCAAGTACGGTGGTGGAGGGCTGATGATTTGGGCTTGTTTTGCAGCACAGGACCTTGGCACTTTGCAGTCATCGAGTCGACCATGAGCACCTCCTTATGCCAAATTAATCTAGAGACAATTGTGAGGCCATCTGTCCGACAGCTAAAGCTTGGCCGAAATTGAGCCATGCAACGGAACAATGATCCCAAGCACACCAGCAAATCTAcaactgaatggctgaaaaagaaaatgatagatagatagatagatagatagatagatagatagatagatagatagatagatagatagatactttattgatcccttgagggaaattgcagtgcaacagcagctttacacagacaacacagccacagtgtaatgaatgatacaataataataatagtacaatacatacaatacaatcagtacagtgaggggtgcactaaaagggggtggcgctcgctaccaccgactgatagaacatatgtagcatcttactacatacattgaaggacttGAGCCtcctctgtcccttcttatagatggcctcaaTGTTCTtggaccattccagtctatcgtcgatgtgcactcccaggtacttaaaccagcaagtccaccatctccacgcacTCTcgtggatgtagacaggagtaggtttgacctttttcctcctgaaatctaccaccagttcctttgtctttgttacattcagttccaagtggttcaccccacagcactccacaaagctgctgaccagtcctctgtactcctcctcctgctcaccatTGATACAttccacaattgcagagtcatctgagaacttctgcaggtggcatgactttgagttgtacttaaagtccgaagtatagagggtgaagaggaatggagaaagaactgtcctttgaggtgcccctgtgttactcactacctgtcaggtagtcagtgatccacgaggtcatggaagcatcgacttgcatctccttcagtttcctccttagaagtaagggctggatggtattgaaggcactggagaagttgaaaaacatgatccttacagtgttgctaGCCCTGTCCAGGTCCAGGTCTACATGctgccctttgcagcatgtagatgatcacatcctccacaccaacactgggctggtaggcgaactgtagggtgttcagtgatgagctgaccaggggtctcaggtgggataagaccagccactctagtgtcttcatgacgtgagaagtcagtgcaactgatctgtagtcgttgaggacagaggggcgccctttctttggtaccgggaccaggcatgatatcttccagagcaccgggactctctccaagcgcaggctcaggttgaacagtcgctggagcactccgctcatCTGATCAGtacaggccctcagaactctgggacagatgttatctggtcctgtggccttaccctggtgcagcctcttcagctccttcttcacctggtcagccgtgatggtcagcctggcctgggggatggtgctcatagcgCTTTCAGTGCTACAGGTGTTAGTGGTTAATGGTTAATAATCAAGGTATTGGAAtagccaagtcaaagtccagacctcaacCCCATTGAAATGCTGTAGCAGGACCTTAAGAGAGCTGTGCATAAACGAATGCCCTCAAACATCAATGAACGGAAGCAATGTTGTAAAGAAGAGTGGGACAAAATTCCTCCAAAATTATGTGAGAGACTGATAAACTCATACTGAAAACAATTACTTCAAGTTATTGCAGCTAAAGGTGGTTCTACAAGCTACTTAGTTTTCGCACATGGCTTCTGCATGTTggcttattttttgttaaataaaaaatgacatagtggaatctgttatgtgttgtttgttacCTGTTAGATTTACCTAATTTTAGAGGACCAGATAATTTTTTATGTCCTGATATATGAAACCATAGAATTGAAAGAGGGTGTACTTTTTTTCACATGACTGTATGTGCGACTGTTAAAGGATCATGTTGCACTATCCAAAGAACAACAAACGTTTTTTCTGCTTTCACATTCTTCTTTAACTCTACACTTCTCCTCACCCATGTTCActttcctgtctctgtctcttacTCTTTCTCCCTGCTGTTCAGCCCAAGGTGTTGAGTTTGTGGATAATCACAGGGTCACTCTCATTCAGAGGGTGAACCCAGTTGACCCCATAGTGGATGAACTGCTCTCAGAAAAGATGATCCATCAGGAGAGCTACAGCAGGGTCCATGCTGCTACAACCCCTCAGGACAAAATGAGAGAGCTGTATAAAGTCCTGGATTCTGGGGGAACAACAGTGAAAAACAAGTTCTACACAATTCTGCAAAAGAACTACAGACCTCTTGTCAAAGACTTGGGTAAGAGCACCATTCTCATTCATACTCActcttttctcttgttttttaattctatCCTTGCTTCTCACAATGTCATCTGTCATCATATAAACATTCATTAGCACATAGCAAAAATGACAAACTTCACTTCCTTGCTTACTTGTATATAGTATGTAGTGTATATAGTGATTACCTGTGGATTTTACTGAATATACTACAATCACTAACaactattcttgtgttgatatttacttgtattttaaaagaactTATTGTCATTATGCATAGACCTTATACAAGGTGGAACAACTATAGACAATGAGTCTCACTCATTCTCTAACTGCAAGACTCTACATGACTTAAACCAGCAAGAAAACGGATAAAGAGAAGGGAATAACAAATTCTGTTTagcaaaaaacacagcaaaccaAACTATGGACTTATAAAAGCCCAAGGGGCAGAGGCCTTTATAAATTAGTGTGAACTGTGTGGAGGCTTTTATTTTAGAGCCGGTAAGCAGCTTAGCTGTTGATAATGAGGGACTTGGGAAGAGGTCTAGTAAGTAGCTCTAAGAGGAGCTTAggcttttgtttgcttttgagtatttctttcttttcactttaaatacaatattttttaccttatagctgtttgtgtttgttttacttATTTAGATCTTATTATACTTAAAACCTATAATTATGTATATGTTACTTGTATATAGTATGTAGTGTACATAGTGATTAATTGTGCATTTTACTGAATATACTACAATGACTAACAACTATTCTTGtgttaatatttactttttatttacttgtattttaaaacaacttgCTATCATTATACATAGACCTTGTACAAGGTGGCAAaactatataatttatatactcACATATCACAATGATTAGACCTATTCAATTAAGAGAAACACATAGTGTGATGTAAGAGTAGGTGAGCTCTAGATAACATGAATATGGATGGGTTTGATCAAAAGCAGTCATAGTCAAGAATGAACAACCAGTCACTATTACTTTAACAGAACAGGGAGTGAAAACTCTCTTTGTATTGTTACAGCTCCTTCACCAGAAAGCCAACAGGCTCCAGGTTCTCAAACACATGGTACAGGTTGGtccaatatttaaaatattcagtgtgaatttttctttcttccaaGTGCTGTTTAATCCAGTGTTATTTCACTAAACCACACAGAGTAGAGCTCCTGTGATCACCTGGGAATGGGCTCTGAACACCTTCAGAATGGACAGGTCACTGATGAGAATCTCAGCTCAGTAAAATGCTGGAAACTGGTGTAAGATAGAGCCCAGGGCTGGTCACTGGCTTTACTAAGTCAGATAATGGGTTTCTGTTCaatataacatttaaagaaTGTACAGAAAGAAATCAGAAAGAAAGCCAGTCTCACTCATTCTCTAACTGCAAGACTCTACATGACTTAAACCAGCAAGCAAACAGATACAGAGAAGGGAATAACAAATTCTGTTTagcaaaaaacacagcaaaccaAACTATGGACTTATAAAAACCCAAGGGGCAGAGGCCTTTATAAATTAGTGTGAACTGTGTGGAGGCTTTTATTTTAGAGCCGGTAAGCAGCTTAGCTGTTGATAGTGAGGGACCTGGGAAGAGGTCTAGTAAGTAGCTCTAAGAGGAGCTTAggcttttgtttgcttttgagtatttctttcttttcactttaaatacaatattttttaccttatggctgttttgtgtttgttttacttatttataTCTATCATCCTGCATACAACAGGTGTGTTGTGTGTCCTTCTTGGACACTAattctacagacatattacactGTCAGTATTTCTCCTGCCGTCTCTGTCCCTTTACTATCGTGTTCTGTCTGTTTTAGGGTGGCTGCAGACACTGAAAGACAAACACAAGAAAGCTCTAAAGAGGAAGTTTGAAGTTGTGTCTGAGGGAATTGCTAAGCCAGGAGAGCAGACCCTCCTCGATGACGTCTTTACACACGTGTGGATAACTGAGGGCAACTGTGTTGAGGTGAATCATGGACATGAAGTCAGACAGATAGAGACCATCTCCAAAATCACAAAATCAGAGATCTGCTCCATCAAGTGCAGTGATATTTTCAAGCCACTGCCAGGACAGACCAGACCCATCAGGACAGTACTGATGAAGGGAGTTGCTGGCATCGGGAAAACATTCTCTGTGCAGAAATTCATTCTCGACTGGGCTACTGGAAAAGACAACCAGGACTTTgactttatattttttcttccattccGTGAATTAAACTTGATCGAATCAGAAATGAGTTTACAGGAGCTAGTTCTGTATATCTGCCCAGAACTAAAATCCTCTGATAATGTTTTAGATGGCCACAAAGTCCTGTTCATCTTAGATGGTCTGGATGAAAGCAAACatccttttaactttaaaataaaccagAGATGGTCTGATGTGAAAAAGCAAACTTCAGTGGACATGTTGTTAACAAACCTCATCAAGAGGAACTTTTCTGATGATGCCTTCATCTGGATCACTACCAGACCGGCTGCAGCAGGTCTGATCCCTGCAGAGCTCATCTGCAGGGTGACAGAGGTCCTGGGGTTTGAAGACCAGCAGAAGGAAGAGTACATCAGAAAGAAATGTAAGAACAGAGCTCTAGCAGACAGAATTATTTCACATATAAAGACATTGAGGAGTCTTTACATGTTGTGCTATGTTCCTGTTTTCTGCTGGATTGTAGTTACTGTTCTGGAGCACACATTGGAAGAGAGCAGAGGGGCCAATCCAACAACACTGACAGATTTCTATACATACTTTCTGCTTGTCTTACTCAcagcaaaggaaaataaagaaaatgtcctCAAATCAAATCAAGAAGCAATTCTGAAGCTGGGAAAGCTGGCATTTGATAGTCTAGAGAAAAACATAATTGTTTTCTATGAAAAAGATTTGAGAGAATATGCCATTGATCTCCACAACTCCTCCCTTTACTCAGGGGTGTGGaaggaaatatttaaacaagATAAAGCCTTATTTCAGGAAAAGGTGTACTGTTTTTTACACCTTACTGTCCAGGAGTATTTTGCAGCTCTGTATGTTTTCGGTTCCTATCAAAACAATAATAGTAACCCACTAAAGAAAACAGTTCTGGGTGTTTCCAGGTTGGGAAGAATATCTCTATTCAGCCTGAATAAAGGTGCTCTAGAAAGAGCCATCCAGAGCAGGACTGGTCACCTTGATCTGTTTGTCCGATTCCTTTTGGGGATGGAAATGAAGAACAACCAGGAGCTTCTGAAGGGATTCCTGTCACACACACAAGATCACTCCAGTGACATCCAGAAAACAGCAGGATTCATCAAGGAACTCATTAGAGAAACTTCCTCTCCTGAAAGATGCATGAACCTTTTCCACTGTCTGAGTGAACTGAAGGACAAGTCTTTAATGGATGAGTTCAATGTGACTCTGGATAAAGTAATACGTTCAGGACAAACACTCTCACCTTCCCAGTGTTCAGCACTTGCCTATTTCTCACTGCTGTCTGAGAAAGAGATTGATGTCTTTGACATGAGTGAATATGCTACATCAGAGGAATGTGTACGGAGATTGCTACCTGTGGCAAAGATAACAAAAACCCTTTGGTAAGTACATCAGATTTACTTCACATACAGAATAAGATGTTGAGTCAATATTGCCCATATGAGCCGTCTTCTGGCTAGGTGCTTTGGGGAGTAGATGTGTTCACCTCATGCTTTAGcacactttttgtttttcattgttaaaacccataattatttttactattttaaattatttattctaCACTACATAACATTGTCTAAACCTAAACCTAAATGCAGTTTGGAAGAGAAAAGCTTGCAGCTTAAAACTCAAACACTCCAGTTACAGGTATCATTCTAACTTCTTTGGCTAATACAGCTGTAGTACTGTATGAATGGTGGCTGTATTTTCAGAACTGGAAAGCCTCAGAAAAGCATTGTCTTATCTGCTGACTTTTGAGGTTTATCGTGGCTCTGAGTCACAAACTTGACTGCACTAAATTGGCTGTAAACGTGCAGGGCCAGCAAATTCTCAAACTGGAGCCAATGACATTGTGGACAGTGTCTCAGATCTGAAGGTGGCTCAGACTCAACTGCTGTCAAGACCAAGCTGACAGAGCGAGAGAACTGTAATAGGAGACAAGATCTACAGATTGTGAGCTTGTCTGAGTTAATCGAGGGGTCTCATGTTACTATTTCTtctatgtgttttttgtttttggagcTGCTGGGGCAAGATGTAATTGAGCTTCCGGTTCTTGTGCGAATAGCCCAGGGCCTTGCCCTGTCATCATGTGTTTTCATCAGTATGAAGTGAAGGAATCGGTGCTGCAGGCAGTGAGGATCTATGCAAGTTTCAAAACCtctgtgtgttctttttgttctaATAGTGAAATATAATAACGtgtattatattgacatttttatatatcactctcttaaatattaaaatcatataaaaaataaataaatgtaacagAGCAAACATGAATATTGTCAATGATGGGAGTAAAAAACTGTTCTACCAGTTATTTGGAGACAATACGGGATTTAAAGATGCCCTTTAACAGAAATTACAATTGAGGTTAAGTgcatatttgcttttaaatactaaTCATAACACTGTATAATatacttcaaaattaaaatctaaaataagaaAGTGGTGTTAATAAAACAATCAACATTTTAAACTAGTGGTGTTATGCAACAATCTCCCTCCTTCCCCTTCTTCCCCACTTTGATGATGAGGACACTTAGACCCCTGCAGAGTGAGAAGTGTGGAAAAGTGGAGGAGGGAAACAACagatgaaacataaaaaagtgGCATTTGAGATCGTGAGAATTTCAGTGAGACATGCTGTAGTATGAGTTATACTTTACTTGACCATCATGCTCTTAAGCACTCTTATACATTTGCAGATTTACAGTTCAAACCTGAAGAGCAGTGCTTTTCACTGTAGCAACACAAACACGTTTTAACTTAAACTTAGTTAAACCaacaaatgtgattttttttaaaacaggagaTATTTACCTATTTCATATTGATGTATGATTACCACTCTAAACACACACCAGTAATGAAGCTGCACTGGCTGTGTAGGGCAGTCTTCTGCAGATTATTTTGTACATCGAACCTGCAGTAGAATTTATTCAGCTTGTTGGGGGGAAAGATATCATCAGCTGAAGCAGTTTGTTTCACCTTGTAGTCTGAGATTAGTTGAAGGCCTGGCCAGATGCCTCAGTTTTCTTTGATTAGTTTATTTTCAAGTTTGTTCTTATATTCAGGTTTGGCCCCCTTTACTACATTTTGGAATTTGTATTTGCCAGATTAGAAACCGGCAACATCTCCCTCTTTGAAagctctgttctttttttccccacagtgtTTTAATTTCCCTGTTGAACCAGGTCTGATTATTATTGCGCACAGTGAATGATTTTCAAGGAATGTATACACTCTCCCAGAAGAGAATATATAATGTTTCTGTGTCAGTAAGCTCATTAAGATCCAACCAGGCCTCCTTAAACATGCTCCCATCTGTGGTATCAAAACAATGCCTTAGCACTTTCTCAGTCTCATCTGACCACTGTTTTACACTTCCTATTATTGGTTTACATGCATTGGATCTGTTTATATCTTGGGATAAGAAATGCTGCAGTATGACATGACTGACTGAAAGAGGTGTGGACTTATTCTCGGTATGACCATAGAATAGTGCGCAGCACCATAGCAGTGTTCCAGTGTTCTGTCCTTCCTAGTTGCAACCTCTATCTGCTGTTTTTATCTGGGGAAAACTGTCTTTGGATTCGAGTGCTTAAAATTTCCCAAAACAATGACTGGGGAATTATGAATTTTTAACCTCAGTGATTTTCAACGCTAACTGTTGGATAGCAAAAGTAATTTGCATCTGGTGCATTATAAACAGCTTAAGTAAATGATTGGCTGTCCAGTCTGAAAAACGTAGAGAGAAATCCTGCAGATTTACCATGGAATCTGATTCCAGATGAACCTAACCAGGTgaaacagagcacagagcagttAGAGTAATCCTGTCTAAGGTTGAGTTGCTTATTGATTACAGTAAATGAGCAAAGCCAGTTCATCCATCTTGTTTGGCAGAGAGTGCACATTTTACTTTCTTGATAGCGGTTAGCTGAGATTAGTGTTTCTAAGCTGGGTATGAACTCCAGTTCATCAGACCTGTTTCTTAGTCTGGGATGGGATACAAGTGCACaagatacctacagtacattgttcagATCAATAAAGTCACTTGATGAAAACGAGCGCAGCTGGCCCTAATTAACTCCCATTACCCAATTACCACACCACACCCCCTCCTTTACTACTTAAACCCTCTGCTCACCTTGTTCACTGCTTGGTATTAGGAATCTTTCCACCTCCTGAGCTCTTGTTGCTGACAACCTTCAACATCTTGCGCTCGTGGATCTTGCCTATTGGACCCCTTTCCAGCTTGTACCTTTCAACCATGCTTTCATCTTGCCCTTCTTGGATTCATTTTCCTAACTCTCCTCTCTGGACTCGACTACACCTGGACCTATCAATTACTCTCCTGCCTCGCCCTTCTCGGGCTTGTTCACCTTGGACTCCATTAGAAACATGCACAAGGTTAGTTTTACTCGCTATAACAGGTTTTAGATTGAAATTAAGTACCCTTTCATGTAAATCCAGTAGATCCAGTCATATTTTAACATGAATGTAGTaaattcagtaaaataaaaccaatgacaaacaaaacacaaaaagcaaacaCTGCGTCACCCTGGTTGTTATGATCTTGAACTTGCACCTGAGAAGGAGCAGCCAGGTAGACTCCAATTTTTAGTATCTGATTCAATTCAGTTTATGTGTCATATGCAAAAGTTCAATGAAATGCTAATTTGCATGTGTGAGTCTGGACGTTTGAGCCTTGGTGCTCCTATAATGCTTATAAGAGGGAAGGGgagagaaaaatgagaaaccgGGATGACTGGTATCTTTAgcgatacttccagccttcctgagacagcaAGTTGTACAGATGTCTGAAATAGAAGGGAGCTGTAatgatggactgggctgacctgacTACCCCTTGTAACGCCTTCCAATCAGAGCTGCTGCCAAATCACACTGTAATACCACATGTGAGCACACTCTCAATAGCACACCTGTAAAATGTGATAAGGACAGTTAAAGATAGACCAAACTTTTTCAACTGTCACCCATTGATCATAGGGGTGTGATCCCCAACCTGCTTTCTAAAATCAATgaccagctctttggttttgccaCCCTACATTGAGGGAGAGATTATTGTCAATGCACCACTCCACCAGTTTCCTGACCTCATCCCTGTAGGCTGTCTCATCATCACTGGTGATTCAGCCAATGATGGTGGTGTTATCAGCACATTTGTCAATGGAGTTGGAGCTGTGTCTAGCCACACAATTGTGGGTAAATAAGGAAAACAGCAGGAGTCTACACACAGCCCTTAGggtcagctactgtatattcacagtCAGCGTGGAATAAAGTTTTCCATCTATCCTCACAGTCTGTAGTCTCCCAGTCAAGAAATCTATAACCCACCTGCATAGAGAGGTGTTGATACCCAGGTCATTCAGCTTCCTGACTAGTCTGGAAGGAACTATTGTGTTAAATGTGGAGCTATAATCAGTGAATAGCATTCTGATGTATGTGTCTATATCATCCAAATGAGCCAGAGCAGTGTGAAGAGCCAGGGAAATAGTGTCATCAGTGGACCTGCAATGCCAGTACGCAAACTAGAGGGGCTTTAAGCACTCAGGTACCATTGTGTTAATGTGCCTCATGACCAgcctttcaaagcattttattacAGTAGATGTAAGCGCTACCATTCTGTAATCATTAAAAGGTCGCAGTATTTTTCTTAGGCACTGGTATGATGGAAGTTTTCTTATATCACACAGGAAGGAAGATTGTAAAAGTGAAAGATTGAAAATATCTGTAAAAACCGTGGCCAACTGGTCTGCACAGGACTTAAGGACCCGTCCAGGAACACCGTCTGGGCCGGTTGCCTTCCATATTTTCACCCGTCTGGAAGTTGTCCTGAGTTCATCCTCCATGACAGACATGGCTCTATCATCAGTGGCTAGGAACACTGGAACCGGCTGTTCTCAAACCGAGCGTAATAGGCTGAGGATGTAACCCTCCTTAGTTTAGCTTTATGGTTTGTTATTGTCTGAATACCCCACCACATTTGGTGCACATCAGAAGAGGCAGCTTGTATCTGAGTGCTGCTTTCATGTCCGCATGGGTTTGAAAATACACTGCAGAAATAATAACAGATGAAAATTCTCTCAGTAGATGGAATGGATGACATTTTACAGTCAGATATTACAGGTCCGGAGAGCAAATTTGCTTGAAAATTCTAACTTCTCAACACCAAGAGTTGTTTATCATAAGACAAACACCACCACCTTTTTTCTTACCAGCCAGACCAGACCAATATATATGCTATTTGGAGAATCTCTCAAGCTGACCAGCTGAGTCAGGTGTACTGGGGGTCAGTCAGGTCTCAGTGAGACAGCAGCCCTGGATGTCCTGATGATGGCTTAACCTTCCCCTTAGCTTGTCCATCTTGTTCTCCACGGATTGTACATTGGCCATGagagtagtagtagtagtcgTGAGTAGTAGCCGCAGCGCTTCACTCTCACTTGAAgtcctctgctctgctctgagtCAGGTGGGGGGGTCCGTACACAGAGGCGCCCAAGATAGTTGATTTAGATTTAGATTCAAATAGAATATATCTGTGTTTAAGTCAATGATTCTTGATCCAGTGTCCACAAGCATTTCGATCATAAGTAATTGCTATTGCTAAAAAGACAGACTAGATACAAAAAGCACACAACACGAAACAGAAAAAGACATACAGACGAGGAGCATCATGCAATACATCACCACTCTTCAGCCCCATGTTCAGTCGCTCTTCCTCCCTCCTCCACCCATTTTGAGCATCTGATTCA is drawn from Lepisosteus oculatus isolate fLepOcu1 chromosome 18, fLepOcu1.hap2, whole genome shotgun sequence and contains these coding sequences:
- the LOC102685703 gene encoding protein NLRC3-like, which produces MSEAAQGVEFVDNHRVTLIQRVNPVDPIVDELLSEKMIHQESYSRVHAATTPQDKMRELYKVLDSGGTTVKNKFYTILQKNYRPLVKDLAPSPESQQAPGSQTHGTGWLQTLKDKHKKALKRKFEVVSEGIAKPGEQTLLDDVFTHVWITEGNCVEVNHGHEVRQIETISKITKSEICSIKCSDIFKPLPGQTRPIRTVLMKGVAGIGKTFSVQKFILDWATGKDNQDFDFIFFLPFRELNLIESEMSLQELVLYICPELKSSDNVLDGHKVLFILDGLDESKHPFNFKINQRWSDVKKQTSVDMLLTNLIKRNFSDDAFIWITTRPAAAGLIPAELICRVTEVLGFEDQQKEEYIRKKCKNRALADRIISHIKTLRSLYMLCYVPVFCWIVVTVLEHTLEESRGANPTTLTDFYTYFLLVLLTAKENKENVLKSNQEAILKLGKLAFDSLEKNIIVFYEKDLREYAIDLHNSSLYSGVWKEIFKQDKALFQEKVYCFLHLTVQEYFAALYVFGSYQNNNSNPLKKTVLGVSRLGRISLFSLNKGALERAIQSRTGHLDLFVRFLLGMEMKNNQELLKGFLSHTQDHSSDIQKTAGFIKELIRETSSPERCMNLFHCLSELKDKSLMDEFNVTLDKVIRSGQTLSPSQCSALAYFSLLSEKEIDVFDMSEYATSEECVRRLLPVAKITKTLCPGPCPVIMCFHQYEVKESVLQANALQVCHMPRVARYAIEPLLYQLRWVSKRLSIPSCPDLTIRDPEYTDDIMVMAGGEQDVRAL